The Pan troglodytes isolate AG18354 chromosome 1, NHGRI_mPanTro3-v2.0_pri, whole genome shotgun sequence genome includes a region encoding these proteins:
- the LCK gene encoding tyrosine-protein kinase Lck isoform X5: MGCGCSSHPEDDWMENIDVCENCHYPIVPLDGKGTLLIRNGSEVRDPLVTYEGSNPPASPLQGDPRQQGLKDKACGSLAVGFHLSPTYFLPGLAFLVPHPVTPGFLPIPARFSLMPLVFTDNLVIALHSYEPSHDGDLGFEKGEQLRILEQSGEWWKAQSLTTGQEGFIPFNFVAKANSLEPEPWFFKNLSRKDAERQLLAPGNTHGSFLIRESESTAGSFSLSVRDFDQNQGEVVKHYKIRNLDNGGFYISPRITFPGLHELVRHYTNASDGLCTRLSRPCQTQKPQKPWWEDEWEVPRETLKLVERLGAGQFGEVWMGYYNGHTKVAVKSLKQGSMSPDAFLAEANLMKQLQHQRLVRLYAVVTQEPIYIITEYMENGSLVDFLKTPSGIKLTINKLLDMAAQIAEGMAFIEERNYIHRDLRAANILVSDTLSCKIADFGLARLIEDNEYTAREGAKFPIKWTAPEAINYGTFTIKSDVWSFGILLTEIVTHGRIPYPGMTNPEVIQNLERGYRMVRPDNCPEELYQLMRLCWKERPEDRPTFDYLRSVLEDFFTATEGQYQPQP; the protein is encoded by the exons ATGGGCTGTGGCTGCAGCTCACACCCGGAAGATGACTGGATGGAAAACATCGATGTGTGTGAGAACTGCCATTATCCCATAGTCCCACTGGACGGCAAGGGAACG CTGCTCATCCGAAATGGCTCTGAGGTGCGGGACCCACTGGTTACCTACGAAGGCTCCAATCCGCCGGCTTCCCCACTGCAAGGTGACCCCAGGCAGCAGGGCCTGAAAGACAAGGCCTGCGGATCCCTGGCTGTTGGCTTCCACCTCTCCCCCACCTACTTTCTCCCCGGTCTTGCCTTCCTTGTCCCCCACCCTGTAACTCCAGGCTTCCTGCCCATCCCAGCCCGGTTCTCCCTGATGCCCCTTGTCTTTACAGACAACCTGGTTATCGCTCTGCACAGCTATGAGCCCTCTCACGACGGAGATCTGGGCTTTGAGAAGGGGGAACAGCTCCGCATCCTGGAGCA GAGCGGCGAGTGGTGGAAGGCGCAGTCCCTGACCACGGGCCAGGAAGGCTTCATCCCCTTCAATTTTGTGGCCAAAGCGAACAGCCTGGAGCCCGAACC CTGGTTCTTCAAGAACCTGAGCCGCAAGGACGCGGAGCGGCAGCTCCTGGCGCCCGGGAACACTCACGGCTCCTTCCTCATCCGGGAGAGCGAGAGCACCGCGG gatcGTTTTCACTGTCGGTCCGGGACTTCGACCAGAACCAGGGAGAGGTGGTGAAACATTACAAGATCCGTAATCTGGACAACGGTGGCTTCTACATCTCCCCTCGAATCACTTTTCCCGGCCTGCATGAACTGGTCCGCCATTACACCA ATGCTTCAGATGGGCTGTGCACACGGTTGAGCCGCCCCTGCCAGACCCAGAAGCCCCAGAAGCCGTGGTGGGAGGACGAGTGGGAGGTTCCCAGGGAGACGCTGAAGCTGGTGGAGCGGCTGGGGGCTGGACAGTTCGGGGAGGTGTGGATGG GGTACTACAACGGGCACACGAAGGTGGCGGTGAAGAGCCTGAAGCAGGGCAGCATGTCCCCGGACGCCTTCCTGGCCGAGGCCAACCTCATGAAGCAGCTGCAACACCAGCGGCTGGTTCGGCTCTATGCTGTGGTCACCCAGGAGCCCATCTACATCATCACTGAATACATGGAGAATG GGAGTCTAGTGGATTTTCTCAAGACCCCTTCAGGCATCAAGTTGACCATCAACAAACTCCTGGACATGGCAGCCCAA ATTGCAGAAGGCATGGCATTCATTGAAGAGCGGAATTATATTCATCGTGACCTTCGGGCTGCCAACATTCTGGTGTCTGACACCCTGAGCTGCAAGATTGCAGACTTTGGCCTAGCACGCCTCATTGAGGACAACGAGTACACAGCCAGGGAGG GGGCCAAGTTTCCCATTAAGTGGACAGCGCCAGAAGCCATTAACTACGGGACATTCACCATCAAGTCAGATGTGTGGTCTTTTGGGATCCTGCTGACGGAAATTGTCACCCACGGCCGCATCCCTTACCCAG GGATGACCAACCCGGAGGTGATTCAGAACCTGGAGCGAGGCTACCGCATGGTGCGCCCTGACAACTGTCCAGAGGAGCTGTACCAACTCATGAGGCTGTGCTGGAAGGAGCGCCCAGAGGACCGGCCCACCTTTGACTACCTGCGCAGTGTGCTGGAGGACTTCTTCACGGCCACAGAGGGCCAGTACCAGCCTCAGCCTTGA
- the LCK gene encoding tyrosine-protein kinase Lck isoform X1, whose amino-acid sequence MGIPGSHNLSPLSIPSGTMGCGCSSHPEDDWMENIDVCENCHYPIVPLDGKGTLLIRNGSEVRDPLVTYEGSNPPASPLQGDPRQQGLKDKACGSLAVGFHLSPTYFLPGLAFLVPHPVTPGFLPIPARFSLMPLVFTDNLVIALHSYEPSHDGDLGFEKGEQLRILEQSGEWWKAQSLTTGQEGFIPFNFVAKANSLEPEPWFFKNLSRKDAERQLLAPGNTHGSFLIRESESTAGSFSLSVRDFDQNQGEVVKHYKIRNLDNGGFYISPRITFPGLHELVRHYTNASDGLCTRLSRPCQTQKPQKPWWEDEWEVPRETLKLVERLGAGQFGEVWMGYYNGHTKVAVKSLKQGSMSPDAFLAEANLMKQLQHQRLVRLYAVVTQEPIYIITEYMENDTLLDSQLEEKGLGASPWGNLGQQLLLLPTGSLVDFLKTPSGIKLTINKLLDMAAQIAEGMAFIEERNYIHRDLRAANILVSDTLSCKIADFGLARLIEDNEYTAREGAKFPIKWTAPEAINYGTFTIKSDVWSFGILLTEIVTHGRIPYPGMTNPEVIQNLERGYRMVRPDNCPEELYQLMRLCWKERPEDRPTFDYLRSVLEDFFTATEGQYQPQP is encoded by the exons ATGGGGATCCCAGGATCTCACAATCTCAG CCCCCTCTCCATTCCCTCAGGGACCATGGGCTGTGGCTGCAGCTCACACCCGGAAGATGACTGGATGGAAAACATCGATGTGTGTGAGAACTGCCATTATCCCATAGTCCCACTGGACGGCAAGGGAACG CTGCTCATCCGAAATGGCTCTGAGGTGCGGGACCCACTGGTTACCTACGAAGGCTCCAATCCGCCGGCTTCCCCACTGCAAGGTGACCCCAGGCAGCAGGGCCTGAAAGACAAGGCCTGCGGATCCCTGGCTGTTGGCTTCCACCTCTCCCCCACCTACTTTCTCCCCGGTCTTGCCTTCCTTGTCCCCCACCCTGTAACTCCAGGCTTCCTGCCCATCCCAGCCCGGTTCTCCCTGATGCCCCTTGTCTTTACAGACAACCTGGTTATCGCTCTGCACAGCTATGAGCCCTCTCACGACGGAGATCTGGGCTTTGAGAAGGGGGAACAGCTCCGCATCCTGGAGCA GAGCGGCGAGTGGTGGAAGGCGCAGTCCCTGACCACGGGCCAGGAAGGCTTCATCCCCTTCAATTTTGTGGCCAAAGCGAACAGCCTGGAGCCCGAACC CTGGTTCTTCAAGAACCTGAGCCGCAAGGACGCGGAGCGGCAGCTCCTGGCGCCCGGGAACACTCACGGCTCCTTCCTCATCCGGGAGAGCGAGAGCACCGCGG gatcGTTTTCACTGTCGGTCCGGGACTTCGACCAGAACCAGGGAGAGGTGGTGAAACATTACAAGATCCGTAATCTGGACAACGGTGGCTTCTACATCTCCCCTCGAATCACTTTTCCCGGCCTGCATGAACTGGTCCGCCATTACACCA ATGCTTCAGATGGGCTGTGCACACGGTTGAGCCGCCCCTGCCAGACCCAGAAGCCCCAGAAGCCGTGGTGGGAGGACGAGTGGGAGGTTCCCAGGGAGACGCTGAAGCTGGTGGAGCGGCTGGGGGCTGGACAGTTCGGGGAGGTGTGGATGG GGTACTACAACGGGCACACGAAGGTGGCGGTGAAGAGCCTGAAGCAGGGCAGCATGTCCCCGGACGCCTTCCTGGCCGAGGCCAACCTCATGAAGCAGCTGCAACACCAGCGGCTGGTTCGGCTCTATGCTGTGGTCACCCAGGAGCCCATCTACATCATCACTGAATACATGGAGAATG ACACACTTCTAGACTCCCAGTTGGAGGAGAAAGGTCTGGGGGCCTCCCCCTGGGGCAACTTGGGCCAGCAACTCTTGCTTCTGCCCACAGGGAGTCTAGTGGATTTTCTCAAGACCCCTTCAGGCATCAAGTTGACCATCAACAAACTCCTGGACATGGCAGCCCAA ATTGCAGAAGGCATGGCATTCATTGAAGAGCGGAATTATATTCATCGTGACCTTCGGGCTGCCAACATTCTGGTGTCTGACACCCTGAGCTGCAAGATTGCAGACTTTGGCCTAGCACGCCTCATTGAGGACAACGAGTACACAGCCAGGGAGG GGGCCAAGTTTCCCATTAAGTGGACAGCGCCAGAAGCCATTAACTACGGGACATTCACCATCAAGTCAGATGTGTGGTCTTTTGGGATCCTGCTGACGGAAATTGTCACCCACGGCCGCATCCCTTACCCAG GGATGACCAACCCGGAGGTGATTCAGAACCTGGAGCGAGGCTACCGCATGGTGCGCCCTGACAACTGTCCAGAGGAGCTGTACCAACTCATGAGGCTGTGCTGGAAGGAGCGCCCAGAGGACCGGCCCACCTTTGACTACCTGCGCAGTGTGCTGGAGGACTTCTTCACGGCCACAGAGGGCCAGTACCAGCCTCAGCCTTGA
- the LCK gene encoding tyrosine-protein kinase Lck isoform X6: MGIPGSHNLSPLSIPSGTMGCGCSSHPEDDWMENIDVCENCHYPIVPLDGKGTLLIRNGSEVRDPLVTYEGSNPPASPLQGDPRQQGLKDKACGSLAVGFHLSPTYFLPGLAFLVPHPVTPGFLPIPARFSLMPLVFTDNLVIALHSYEPSHDGDLGFEKGEQLRILEQSGEWWKAQSLTTGQEGFIPFNFVAKANSLEPEPWFFKNLSRKDAERQLLAPGNTHGSFLIRESESTAGSFSLSVRDFDQNQGEVVKHYKIRNLDNGGFYISPRITFPGLHELVRHYTRYYNGHTKVAVKSLKQGSMSPDAFLAEANLMKQLQHQRLVRLYAVVTQEPIYIITEYMENDTLLDSQLEEKGLGASPWGNLGQQLLLLPTGSLVDFLKTPSGIKLTINKLLDMAAQIAEGMAFIEERNYIHRDLRAANILVSDTLSCKIADFGLARLIEDNEYTAREGAKFPIKWTAPEAINYGTFTIKSDVWSFGILLTEIVTHGRIPYPGMTNPEVIQNLERGYRMVRPDNCPEELYQLMRLCWKERPEDRPTFDYLRSVLEDFFTATEGQYQPQP, encoded by the exons ATGGGGATCCCAGGATCTCACAATCTCAG CCCCCTCTCCATTCCCTCAGGGACCATGGGCTGTGGCTGCAGCTCACACCCGGAAGATGACTGGATGGAAAACATCGATGTGTGTGAGAACTGCCATTATCCCATAGTCCCACTGGACGGCAAGGGAACG CTGCTCATCCGAAATGGCTCTGAGGTGCGGGACCCACTGGTTACCTACGAAGGCTCCAATCCGCCGGCTTCCCCACTGCAAGGTGACCCCAGGCAGCAGGGCCTGAAAGACAAGGCCTGCGGATCCCTGGCTGTTGGCTTCCACCTCTCCCCCACCTACTTTCTCCCCGGTCTTGCCTTCCTTGTCCCCCACCCTGTAACTCCAGGCTTCCTGCCCATCCCAGCCCGGTTCTCCCTGATGCCCCTTGTCTTTACAGACAACCTGGTTATCGCTCTGCACAGCTATGAGCCCTCTCACGACGGAGATCTGGGCTTTGAGAAGGGGGAACAGCTCCGCATCCTGGAGCA GAGCGGCGAGTGGTGGAAGGCGCAGTCCCTGACCACGGGCCAGGAAGGCTTCATCCCCTTCAATTTTGTGGCCAAAGCGAACAGCCTGGAGCCCGAACC CTGGTTCTTCAAGAACCTGAGCCGCAAGGACGCGGAGCGGCAGCTCCTGGCGCCCGGGAACACTCACGGCTCCTTCCTCATCCGGGAGAGCGAGAGCACCGCGG gatcGTTTTCACTGTCGGTCCGGGACTTCGACCAGAACCAGGGAGAGGTGGTGAAACATTACAAGATCCGTAATCTGGACAACGGTGGCTTCTACATCTCCCCTCGAATCACTTTTCCCGGCCTGCATGAACTGGTCCGCCATTACACCA GGTACTACAACGGGCACACGAAGGTGGCGGTGAAGAGCCTGAAGCAGGGCAGCATGTCCCCGGACGCCTTCCTGGCCGAGGCCAACCTCATGAAGCAGCTGCAACACCAGCGGCTGGTTCGGCTCTATGCTGTGGTCACCCAGGAGCCCATCTACATCATCACTGAATACATGGAGAATG ACACACTTCTAGACTCCCAGTTGGAGGAGAAAGGTCTGGGGGCCTCCCCCTGGGGCAACTTGGGCCAGCAACTCTTGCTTCTGCCCACAGGGAGTCTAGTGGATTTTCTCAAGACCCCTTCAGGCATCAAGTTGACCATCAACAAACTCCTGGACATGGCAGCCCAA ATTGCAGAAGGCATGGCATTCATTGAAGAGCGGAATTATATTCATCGTGACCTTCGGGCTGCCAACATTCTGGTGTCTGACACCCTGAGCTGCAAGATTGCAGACTTTGGCCTAGCACGCCTCATTGAGGACAACGAGTACACAGCCAGGGAGG GGGCCAAGTTTCCCATTAAGTGGACAGCGCCAGAAGCCATTAACTACGGGACATTCACCATCAAGTCAGATGTGTGGTCTTTTGGGATCCTGCTGACGGAAATTGTCACCCACGGCCGCATCCCTTACCCAG GGATGACCAACCCGGAGGTGATTCAGAACCTGGAGCGAGGCTACCGCATGGTGCGCCCTGACAACTGTCCAGAGGAGCTGTACCAACTCATGAGGCTGTGCTGGAAGGAGCGCCCAGAGGACCGGCCCACCTTTGACTACCTGCGCAGTGTGCTGGAGGACTTCTTCACGGCCACAGAGGGCCAGTACCAGCCTCAGCCTTGA
- the LCK gene encoding tyrosine-protein kinase Lck isoform X3, with protein MGIPGSHNLSPLSIPSGTMGCGCSSHPEDDWMENIDVCENCHYPIVPLDGKGTLLIRNGSEVRDPLVTYEGSNPPASPLQGDPRQQGLKDKACGSLAVGFHLSPTYFLPGLAFLVPHPVTPGFLPIPARFSLMPLVFTDNLVIALHSYEPSHDGDLGFEKGEQLRILEQSGEWWKAQSLTTGQEGFIPFNFVAKANSLEPEPWFFKNLSRKDAERQLLAPGNTHGSFLIRESESTAGSFSLSVRDFDQNQGEVVKHYKIRNLDNGGFYISPRITFPGLHELVRHYTNASDGLCTRLSRPCQTQKPQKPWWEDEWEVPRETLKLVERLGAGQFGEVWMGYYNGHTKVAVKSLKQGSMSPDAFLAEANLMKQLQHQRLVRLYAVVTQEPIYIITEYMENGSLVDFLKTPSGIKLTINKLLDMAAQIAEGMAFIEERNYIHRDLRAANILVSDTLSCKIADFGLARLIEDNEYTAREGAKFPIKWTAPEAINYGTFTIKSDVWSFGILLTEIVTHGRIPYPGMTNPEVIQNLERGYRMVRPDNCPEELYQLMRLCWKERPEDRPTFDYLRSVLEDFFTATEGQYQPQP; from the exons ATGGGGATCCCAGGATCTCACAATCTCAG CCCCCTCTCCATTCCCTCAGGGACCATGGGCTGTGGCTGCAGCTCACACCCGGAAGATGACTGGATGGAAAACATCGATGTGTGTGAGAACTGCCATTATCCCATAGTCCCACTGGACGGCAAGGGAACG CTGCTCATCCGAAATGGCTCTGAGGTGCGGGACCCACTGGTTACCTACGAAGGCTCCAATCCGCCGGCTTCCCCACTGCAAGGTGACCCCAGGCAGCAGGGCCTGAAAGACAAGGCCTGCGGATCCCTGGCTGTTGGCTTCCACCTCTCCCCCACCTACTTTCTCCCCGGTCTTGCCTTCCTTGTCCCCCACCCTGTAACTCCAGGCTTCCTGCCCATCCCAGCCCGGTTCTCCCTGATGCCCCTTGTCTTTACAGACAACCTGGTTATCGCTCTGCACAGCTATGAGCCCTCTCACGACGGAGATCTGGGCTTTGAGAAGGGGGAACAGCTCCGCATCCTGGAGCA GAGCGGCGAGTGGTGGAAGGCGCAGTCCCTGACCACGGGCCAGGAAGGCTTCATCCCCTTCAATTTTGTGGCCAAAGCGAACAGCCTGGAGCCCGAACC CTGGTTCTTCAAGAACCTGAGCCGCAAGGACGCGGAGCGGCAGCTCCTGGCGCCCGGGAACACTCACGGCTCCTTCCTCATCCGGGAGAGCGAGAGCACCGCGG gatcGTTTTCACTGTCGGTCCGGGACTTCGACCAGAACCAGGGAGAGGTGGTGAAACATTACAAGATCCGTAATCTGGACAACGGTGGCTTCTACATCTCCCCTCGAATCACTTTTCCCGGCCTGCATGAACTGGTCCGCCATTACACCA ATGCTTCAGATGGGCTGTGCACACGGTTGAGCCGCCCCTGCCAGACCCAGAAGCCCCAGAAGCCGTGGTGGGAGGACGAGTGGGAGGTTCCCAGGGAGACGCTGAAGCTGGTGGAGCGGCTGGGGGCTGGACAGTTCGGGGAGGTGTGGATGG GGTACTACAACGGGCACACGAAGGTGGCGGTGAAGAGCCTGAAGCAGGGCAGCATGTCCCCGGACGCCTTCCTGGCCGAGGCCAACCTCATGAAGCAGCTGCAACACCAGCGGCTGGTTCGGCTCTATGCTGTGGTCACCCAGGAGCCCATCTACATCATCACTGAATACATGGAGAATG GGAGTCTAGTGGATTTTCTCAAGACCCCTTCAGGCATCAAGTTGACCATCAACAAACTCCTGGACATGGCAGCCCAA ATTGCAGAAGGCATGGCATTCATTGAAGAGCGGAATTATATTCATCGTGACCTTCGGGCTGCCAACATTCTGGTGTCTGACACCCTGAGCTGCAAGATTGCAGACTTTGGCCTAGCACGCCTCATTGAGGACAACGAGTACACAGCCAGGGAGG GGGCCAAGTTTCCCATTAAGTGGACAGCGCCAGAAGCCATTAACTACGGGACATTCACCATCAAGTCAGATGTGTGGTCTTTTGGGATCCTGCTGACGGAAATTGTCACCCACGGCCGCATCCCTTACCCAG GGATGACCAACCCGGAGGTGATTCAGAACCTGGAGCGAGGCTACCGCATGGTGCGCCCTGACAACTGTCCAGAGGAGCTGTACCAACTCATGAGGCTGTGCTGGAAGGAGCGCCCAGAGGACCGGCCCACCTTTGACTACCTGCGCAGTGTGCTGGAGGACTTCTTCACGGCCACAGAGGGCCAGTACCAGCCTCAGCCTTGA
- the LCK gene encoding tyrosine-protein kinase Lck isoform X9 codes for MGIPGSHNLSPLSIPSGTMGCGCSSHPEDDWMENIDVCENCHYPIVPLDGKGTLLIRNGSEVRDPLVTYEGSNPPASPLQGDPRQQGLKDKACGSLAVGFHLSPTYFLPGLAFLVPHPVTPGFLPIPARFSLMPLVFTDNLVIALHSYEPSHDGDLGFEKGEQLRILEQSGEWWKAQSLTTGQEGFIPFNFVAKANSLEPEPWFFKNLSRKDAERQLLAPGNTHGSFLIRESESTAGSFSLSVRDFDQNQGEVVKHYKIRNLDNGGFYISPRITFPGLHELVRHYTRYYNGHTKVAVKSLKQGSMSPDAFLAEANLMKQLQHQRLVRLYAVVTQEPIYIITEYMENGSLVDFLKTPSGIKLTINKLLDMAAQIAEGMAFIEERNYIHRDLRAANILVSDTLSCKIADFGLARLIEDNEYTAREGAKFPIKWTAPEAINYGTFTIKSDVWSFGILLTEIVTHGRIPYPGMTNPEVIQNLERGYRMVRPDNCPEELYQLMRLCWKERPEDRPTFDYLRSVLEDFFTATEGQYQPQP; via the exons ATGGGGATCCCAGGATCTCACAATCTCAG CCCCCTCTCCATTCCCTCAGGGACCATGGGCTGTGGCTGCAGCTCACACCCGGAAGATGACTGGATGGAAAACATCGATGTGTGTGAGAACTGCCATTATCCCATAGTCCCACTGGACGGCAAGGGAACG CTGCTCATCCGAAATGGCTCTGAGGTGCGGGACCCACTGGTTACCTACGAAGGCTCCAATCCGCCGGCTTCCCCACTGCAAGGTGACCCCAGGCAGCAGGGCCTGAAAGACAAGGCCTGCGGATCCCTGGCTGTTGGCTTCCACCTCTCCCCCACCTACTTTCTCCCCGGTCTTGCCTTCCTTGTCCCCCACCCTGTAACTCCAGGCTTCCTGCCCATCCCAGCCCGGTTCTCCCTGATGCCCCTTGTCTTTACAGACAACCTGGTTATCGCTCTGCACAGCTATGAGCCCTCTCACGACGGAGATCTGGGCTTTGAGAAGGGGGAACAGCTCCGCATCCTGGAGCA GAGCGGCGAGTGGTGGAAGGCGCAGTCCCTGACCACGGGCCAGGAAGGCTTCATCCCCTTCAATTTTGTGGCCAAAGCGAACAGCCTGGAGCCCGAACC CTGGTTCTTCAAGAACCTGAGCCGCAAGGACGCGGAGCGGCAGCTCCTGGCGCCCGGGAACACTCACGGCTCCTTCCTCATCCGGGAGAGCGAGAGCACCGCGG gatcGTTTTCACTGTCGGTCCGGGACTTCGACCAGAACCAGGGAGAGGTGGTGAAACATTACAAGATCCGTAATCTGGACAACGGTGGCTTCTACATCTCCCCTCGAATCACTTTTCCCGGCCTGCATGAACTGGTCCGCCATTACACCA GGTACTACAACGGGCACACGAAGGTGGCGGTGAAGAGCCTGAAGCAGGGCAGCATGTCCCCGGACGCCTTCCTGGCCGAGGCCAACCTCATGAAGCAGCTGCAACACCAGCGGCTGGTTCGGCTCTATGCTGTGGTCACCCAGGAGCCCATCTACATCATCACTGAATACATGGAGAATG GGAGTCTAGTGGATTTTCTCAAGACCCCTTCAGGCATCAAGTTGACCATCAACAAACTCCTGGACATGGCAGCCCAA ATTGCAGAAGGCATGGCATTCATTGAAGAGCGGAATTATATTCATCGTGACCTTCGGGCTGCCAACATTCTGGTGTCTGACACCCTGAGCTGCAAGATTGCAGACTTTGGCCTAGCACGCCTCATTGAGGACAACGAGTACACAGCCAGGGAGG GGGCCAAGTTTCCCATTAAGTGGACAGCGCCAGAAGCCATTAACTACGGGACATTCACCATCAAGTCAGATGTGTGGTCTTTTGGGATCCTGCTGACGGAAATTGTCACCCACGGCCGCATCCCTTACCCAG GGATGACCAACCCGGAGGTGATTCAGAACCTGGAGCGAGGCTACCGCATGGTGCGCCCTGACAACTGTCCAGAGGAGCTGTACCAACTCATGAGGCTGTGCTGGAAGGAGCGCCCAGAGGACCGGCCCACCTTTGACTACCTGCGCAGTGTGCTGGAGGACTTCTTCACGGCCACAGAGGGCCAGTACCAGCCTCAGCCTTGA
- the LCK gene encoding tyrosine-protein kinase Lck isoform X11, producing the protein MGIPGSHNLSPLSIPSGTMGCGCSSHPEDDWMENIDVCENCHYPIVPLDGKGTLLIRNGSEVRDPLVTYEGSNPPASPLQDNLVIALHSYEPSHDGDLGFEKGEQLRILEQSGEWWKAQSLTTGQEGFIPFNFVAKANSLEPEPWFFKNLSRKDAERQLLAPGNTHGSFLIRESESTAGSFSLSVRDFDQNQGEVVKHYKIRNLDNGGFYISPRITFPGLHELVRHYTNASDGLCTRLSRPCQTQKPQKPWWEDEWEVPRETLKLVERLGAGQFGEVWMGYYNGHTKVAVKSLKQGSMSPDAFLAEANLMKQLQHQRLVRLYAVVTQEPIYIITEYMENGSLVDFLKTPSGIKLTINKLLDMAAQIAEGMAFIEERNYIHRDLRAANILVSDTLSCKIADFGLARLIEDNEYTAREGAKFPIKWTAPEAINYGTFTIKSDVWSFGILLTEIVTHGRIPYPGMTNPEVIQNLERGYRMVRPDNCPEELYQLMRLCWKERPEDRPTFDYLRSVLEDFFTATEGQYQPQP; encoded by the exons ATGGGGATCCCAGGATCTCACAATCTCAG CCCCCTCTCCATTCCCTCAGGGACCATGGGCTGTGGCTGCAGCTCACACCCGGAAGATGACTGGATGGAAAACATCGATGTGTGTGAGAACTGCCATTATCCCATAGTCCCACTGGACGGCAAGGGAACG CTGCTCATCCGAAATGGCTCTGAGGTGCGGGACCCACTGGTTACCTACGAAGGCTCCAATCCGCCGGCTTCCCCACTGCAAG ACAACCTGGTTATCGCTCTGCACAGCTATGAGCCCTCTCACGACGGAGATCTGGGCTTTGAGAAGGGGGAACAGCTCCGCATCCTGGAGCA GAGCGGCGAGTGGTGGAAGGCGCAGTCCCTGACCACGGGCCAGGAAGGCTTCATCCCCTTCAATTTTGTGGCCAAAGCGAACAGCCTGGAGCCCGAACC CTGGTTCTTCAAGAACCTGAGCCGCAAGGACGCGGAGCGGCAGCTCCTGGCGCCCGGGAACACTCACGGCTCCTTCCTCATCCGGGAGAGCGAGAGCACCGCGG gatcGTTTTCACTGTCGGTCCGGGACTTCGACCAGAACCAGGGAGAGGTGGTGAAACATTACAAGATCCGTAATCTGGACAACGGTGGCTTCTACATCTCCCCTCGAATCACTTTTCCCGGCCTGCATGAACTGGTCCGCCATTACACCA ATGCTTCAGATGGGCTGTGCACACGGTTGAGCCGCCCCTGCCAGACCCAGAAGCCCCAGAAGCCGTGGTGGGAGGACGAGTGGGAGGTTCCCAGGGAGACGCTGAAGCTGGTGGAGCGGCTGGGGGCTGGACAGTTCGGGGAGGTGTGGATGG GGTACTACAACGGGCACACGAAGGTGGCGGTGAAGAGCCTGAAGCAGGGCAGCATGTCCCCGGACGCCTTCCTGGCCGAGGCCAACCTCATGAAGCAGCTGCAACACCAGCGGCTGGTTCGGCTCTATGCTGTGGTCACCCAGGAGCCCATCTACATCATCACTGAATACATGGAGAATG GGAGTCTAGTGGATTTTCTCAAGACCCCTTCAGGCATCAAGTTGACCATCAACAAACTCCTGGACATGGCAGCCCAA ATTGCAGAAGGCATGGCATTCATTGAAGAGCGGAATTATATTCATCGTGACCTTCGGGCTGCCAACATTCTGGTGTCTGACACCCTGAGCTGCAAGATTGCAGACTTTGGCCTAGCACGCCTCATTGAGGACAACGAGTACACAGCCAGGGAGG GGGCCAAGTTTCCCATTAAGTGGACAGCGCCAGAAGCCATTAACTACGGGACATTCACCATCAAGTCAGATGTGTGGTCTTTTGGGATCCTGCTGACGGAAATTGTCACCCACGGCCGCATCCCTTACCCAG GGATGACCAACCCGGAGGTGATTCAGAACCTGGAGCGAGGCTACCGCATGGTGCGCCCTGACAACTGTCCAGAGGAGCTGTACCAACTCATGAGGCTGTGCTGGAAGGAGCGCCCAGAGGACCGGCCCACCTTTGACTACCTGCGCAGTGTGCTGGAGGACTTCTTCACGGCCACAGAGGGCCAGTACCAGCCTCAGCCTTGA